The DNA segment TACTTGTTGATCCAGGCCGAAGTCGGTACGCTGATCAGCCATCTGGGCATGTCCGGTAACCTGCGCCTGGTCGAGGCGGGTCTGCCGGCGCTCAAGCACGAACATGTGGATATCGAGCTGGAGTCGGGGCTGGCGCTGCGCTACACCGACCCAAGGCGCTTTGGCGCCATGCTCTGGAGTCAGGACCCGCACAATCACGAGTTACTGGTGCGCCTGGGGCCGGAGCCGCTGACCGATCTGTTCGATGGCCTGCGCCTGTACGAGAAGTCGCGGGGCAAGTCCATCGCGGTCAAGCCGTTCATCATGGACAACGCGGTGGTGGTCGGGGTCGGCAATATCTACGCCACCGAGGCTTTGTTCGCTGCCGGTATCGACCCGCGCCGTGAGGCGGGCAGCATTTCCAGAGCGCGTTATGTAAAGCTGGCCGTCGAAATCAAGCGTATCCTGGCCTATGCCATCGAGCGTGGCGGCACCACCTTGCGTGATTTCATCGGTGGTGATGGCAAGCCCGGCTATTTCCAGCAGGAGCTGTTCGCCTATGGCCGGGGTGGGCTACCGTGCAAGGTGTGCGGCAGTCTGTTGCGGGAAATCAAACTGGGTCAGCGCGCCACGGTCTTTTGTCCGAAGTGTCAGCGCTGAGCCTGATCTGTTACCGGCCGGAGATTTGTTGCATGACCTTGGGCCTTGCGTAACCGCAGTCGCTGTTTATAGTTAGGCGCATTGCACTTACCCAGCCCAAGGATCCAGCATGAGCCCGTTTCGCATTCTCGCTGCCACTCTGGCCTTGTCCATCGGCCTGCAGGCCATGCCGGCCATGGCCGCGTTTGATCGCCCGGATGCCAGTGGCGACCCGGTCTATGAAATCCAGAACCCGCCGGCTTTTGCCATGATCGGTGACCTGCTGATCGCCCGACCGCTACTGATTGCCGCCACCGTGGCCGGTGCCGGCCTGTTTGTCATCTCCCTGCCATTCACCGCCACCGGCGGCGGCATCGGTCGTGCAGGCAAGGCACTGGTGGTCGATCCGGGCAAGGCTGCCTTCGTGCGCTGTCTGGGCTGCACCGGAGATGGTTACAACAGGCAGGAATGACGGCTGTCGAAACCGGTAGGAGCGGCTTCAGCCGCGAAGGCGTCCCGGCTGCTCCACAAGGCCCGTCTTTGCAAGACAGCGTGAAGATCAATCAAAGACCCTCGCAGCCCCCACGCCACGTGGGTCACTGGCCGCCTCAACGCTGCGTTTTTGCTTGTCCCACAACAGCACCTGCTGGTTGCCGAAGGTGTCGGCGGTCTGCTTGAGGCTGTAGCCGCGGCTCTTTAGCTGTGCCTGGATCTGCGCGCTCAGCGCTCCCGGTTCGAATTCCACCACGTCCGGCAGATATTGGTGGTGATAGCGGGGCTGTGCTGGCCAGGCCGGGACTGGCTGGCCGTCCA comes from the Pseudomonas sp. StFLB209 genome and includes:
- the mutM gene encoding bifunctional DNA-formamidopyrimidine glycosylase/DNA-(apurinic or apyrimidinic site) lyase, producing MPELPEVETTRRGIAPHLQGQRVSRVIVRDHRLRWPVPEDLDVRLSGQRIVEVGRRAKYLLIQAEVGTLISHLGMSGNLRLVEAGLPALKHEHVDIELESGLALRYTDPRRFGAMLWSQDPHNHELLVRLGPEPLTDLFDGLRLYEKSRGKSIAVKPFIMDNAVVVGVGNIYATEALFAAGIDPRREAGSISRARYVKLAVEIKRILAYAIERGGTTLRDFIGGDGKPGYFQQELFAYGRGGLPCKVCGSLLREIKLGQRATVFCPKCQR